From a single Fulvivirga ulvae genomic region:
- a CDS encoding chorismate mutase yields MKKQLDISSDLSWLTKGSRPAIISGPCSAETEEQVISTATSLAATGRVDVLRAGIWKPRTRPNSFEGVGEEGLKWLKAAGKETGLPVSTEVANARHTEEALKHGIDILWIGARTTVNPFSVQEIADVLKGVDIPVMVKNPLNPDLELWIGALERINQAGVTRIAAIHRGFSSFEKTSYRNVPKWEFPIELKRRFPELPIICDPSHIAGNRDLLGMIAQKALDLEMDGLMIESHMSPDSAWSDAKQQVTPATLNRLLSELIVRNKTTENQEFTTRLDELRHQIDEIDEEIFQKLGNRMKIAVEIGKYKRDNQVTILQVNRWDTIIKQRKSLAAALGLSEEFADKLLRIIHKESISQQTQVMNEPLVKA; encoded by the coding sequence ATGAAAAAACAACTTGATATCTCCAGCGATCTATCCTGGCTAACCAAAGGCAGCAGACCTGCAATAATCAGTGGTCCCTGCAGCGCTGAAACTGAAGAGCAAGTGATCTCCACCGCTACATCACTGGCTGCCACTGGCAGGGTAGATGTATTAAGAGCAGGCATCTGGAAACCACGCACCAGGCCTAATTCTTTTGAGGGTGTTGGAGAGGAAGGCCTCAAATGGCTCAAAGCTGCCGGAAAAGAAACAGGGCTCCCTGTTTCGACTGAAGTCGCCAACGCCAGGCATACTGAAGAGGCGCTGAAACATGGCATAGATATTCTGTGGATTGGTGCCCGAACTACGGTAAACCCCTTTTCTGTTCAGGAAATAGCAGATGTGCTTAAGGGTGTCGACATCCCCGTAATGGTAAAAAACCCTTTAAACCCAGACCTCGAGCTTTGGATAGGAGCTCTTGAGAGGATCAATCAGGCCGGTGTTACCCGTATTGCTGCCATTCATCGTGGTTTTTCTTCTTTTGAAAAGACGTCTTACCGAAATGTACCTAAATGGGAGTTTCCTATTGAATTAAAACGAAGGTTCCCTGAATTACCCATCATTTGCGATCCTAGTCATATTGCCGGCAACAGAGACCTACTGGGGATGATAGCTCAAAAAGCACTTGACCTGGAGATGGATGGTTTAATGATTGAGAGCCATATGTCTCCTGACAGTGCATGGAGTGATGCCAAGCAACAGGTAACGCCAGCCACGCTCAACCGCTTGCTCAGCGAGCTGATTGTGCGTAATAAAACAACTGAAAATCAGGAATTTACAACCAGATTAGATGAGTTAAGACACCAAATCGATGAAATCGATGAGGAAATTTTTCAGAAGCTGGGCAACAGGATGAAAATAGCTGTAGAGATAGGAAAGTACAAGCGTGACAATCAGGTAACGATTCTTCAGGTAAACCGATGGGACACTATTATCAAACAGAGAAAGAGTCTTGCCGCTGCATTGGGGCTTAGCGAAGAATTTGCCGACAAACTTTTGAGAATTATTCACAAGGAGTCTATAAGCCAGCAAACGCAGGTGATGAATGAGCCTTTGGTAAAGGCGTAG
- a CDS encoding prephenate dehydratase, giving the protein MKIAIQGIRGAFHEAAAKKHFGDHIEIVECSTFKKLCETLKVGDADSALMAIENTIAGSILGNYALIHEYRFHVLGEVYLNIKMNLMTIPGVALSDIKVVESHPIALQQCQEYIHQNLNATCKESNDTAESARDLALAGDSTKAVIASKICAGLYGLEIKEEGIETHKQNFTRFLVLGRENDKSLDNNKASLRLQLGHEVGSLASVLVAFKDNDVNLTKIQSIPIVGMPYEYYFHIDVEWADYARYQSALTEVSAKTHSLSLLGEYKKSTFELNQ; this is encoded by the coding sequence ATGAAAATAGCAATTCAAGGCATAAGAGGAGCATTCCACGAAGCAGCGGCCAAAAAACATTTCGGCGACCACATTGAGATCGTAGAATGCAGCACATTTAAAAAGCTGTGCGAAACTCTCAAGGTTGGCGATGCGGACAGTGCCCTGATGGCTATTGAAAACACCATTGCCGGCAGCATCCTGGGCAACTACGCTTTAATCCATGAATACAGGTTTCATGTGCTTGGAGAGGTATACCTTAATATTAAAATGAACCTGATGACTATTCCGGGAGTTGCGCTTTCAGATATTAAGGTGGTAGAGTCGCACCCCATTGCACTTCAGCAGTGCCAGGAGTACATTCACCAAAACCTGAATGCCACTTGCAAAGAATCTAATGATACAGCAGAAAGTGCCCGGGACCTTGCCCTTGCCGGAGATTCAACTAAAGCTGTAATCGCATCAAAAATTTGTGCCGGACTTTACGGACTGGAGATAAAAGAAGAAGGCATTGAAACCCATAAGCAGAATTTTACCCGATTCCTTGTATTGGGACGGGAAAATGACAAAAGCCTTGACAACAATAAAGCTTCTCTCCGCCTTCAACTGGGGCATGAGGTGGGCAGCCTGGCCAGTGTGCTGGTTGCCTTCAAGGACAATGATGTGAACCTGACAAAGATCCAGAGCATCCCTATAGTGGGCATGCCTTATGAATATTATTTTCATATCGATGTAGAGTGGGCCGACTATGCAAGATATCAAAGTGCGCTTACAGAGGTCAGTGCAAAAACACATTCGCTGAGCCTGCTTGGAGAGTATAAAAAATCAACATTTGAATTAAATCAATAA
- the murA gene encoding UDP-N-acetylglucosamine 1-carboxyvinyltransferase, with translation MSSFKIQGGKKLKGDIIPQGAKNEALQIIAATLLTPEPVTIHRIPDIRDVNKLIELIGDLGATVEKLDSESYRFTAKEIDVAYLESDEFKTKAASLRGSIMILGPLLARYGAAKIPRPGGDKIGRRRLDTHFLGFEKLGAKFNYSSKESFYKIDASNLQGCYIHLDEASVTGTANILMASVLAKGKTTIYNAACEPYIQQLSKMLVRMGANINGIGSNLLTIEGVESLGGTVHTLLPDMIEVGSFIGLAAMTQSEITVKSAGVEHLGLIPDVFRRLGIKLEIKGDDIFIPEQKNYQIDTFIDGSILTVADAPWPGFTPDLLSIVLVTAIQAKGTVLIHQKMFESRLFFVDKLIDMGAQIILCDPHRATVIGLDRKQQLKGIKMSSPDIRAGVSLLIAALSADGESVISNVEQIDRGYQNIDERLNRLGADIQRLEQ, from the coding sequence ATGAGTTCTTTTAAGATCCAGGGAGGAAAAAAACTAAAGGGGGATATTATTCCGCAAGGCGCTAAGAATGAGGCTTTGCAGATCATAGCAGCAACACTACTTACCCCAGAACCTGTAACAATACACAGGATACCTGACATCAGGGATGTTAATAAACTCATCGAACTTATAGGCGACCTCGGAGCTACTGTTGAAAAGCTTGACTCGGAATCGTACAGGTTTACGGCAAAGGAAATAGATGTAGCCTACCTGGAATCAGATGAGTTTAAAACGAAAGCAGCATCGCTCAGAGGTTCAATTATGATCCTTGGCCCACTGTTGGCCCGTTACGGGGCCGCAAAGATACCTCGCCCAGGGGGTGACAAGATAGGCAGGCGAAGGCTCGACACACACTTCCTTGGGTTTGAAAAGCTGGGGGCAAAATTCAACTACTCTTCAAAGGAAAGCTTCTACAAAATTGATGCTTCAAACCTTCAGGGTTGCTACATTCATCTCGATGAAGCTTCGGTTACAGGTACCGCCAACATACTTATGGCATCTGTACTTGCCAAAGGGAAAACAACTATCTATAATGCTGCCTGTGAACCTTATATTCAACAGCTTAGCAAAATGCTGGTCAGAATGGGTGCCAATATCAACGGTATCGGGTCAAACCTGCTTACGATCGAAGGTGTTGAATCACTGGGAGGCACTGTCCATACCCTGCTGCCAGATATGATCGAAGTGGGTAGTTTCATAGGACTGGCTGCTATGACCCAATCTGAGATCACAGTGAAGAGTGCAGGCGTTGAGCATCTTGGCCTAATTCCTGATGTATTCAGGCGGTTGGGAATAAAGCTTGAAATAAAGGGTGATGATATTTTCATTCCGGAGCAAAAAAACTACCAGATCGACACATTTATTGACGGCTCAATACTTACCGTAGCTGATGCTCCATGGCCGGGTTTTACACCGGATTTGCTAAGTATAGTACTGGTAACAGCCATACAAGCCAAAGGAACTGTACTTATACATCAAAAAATGTTTGAAAGCCGGTTATTCTTTGTAGACAAACTGATCGACATGGGAGCACAAATTATCCTTTGTGACCCTCACCGGGCTACCGTCATCGGCCTTGATAGAAAACAACAGCTTAAAGGTATAAAAATGTCTTCTCCTGATATCAGAGCGGGTGTTTCATTGCTCATAGCGGCTCTTTCGGCTGATGGAGAAAGTGTAATATCCAACGTTGAGCAGATTGATCGTGGCTATCAGAATATTGATGAAAGACTAAACCGTTTGGGAGCAGATATTCAGAGGCTTGAACAATAG
- a CDS encoding ATP-dependent helicase produces the protein MDYLKSLNEPQYEGVVNTDGPTMIIAGAGSGKTRVLTFRIAYLMEKKGVDPFNILALTFTNKAAKEMRNRIEKVVGTEARNLWMGTFHSVFARILRAEADKLGYPSNFTIYDADDSKQLIKTIVKELNLDDKIYKPNVVFNRISGAKNRLISWKEYLRNPVYKADDESNMKPELGRIYKIYSERCFKAGAMDFDDLLFNTNVLFKDHLDVLNKYQQRFHYVMVDEFQDTNVSQYLITKKLSAVRQNICVVGDDAQSIYAFRGADIQNILNFEKDYSDLRIIKLEQNYRSTKTIVNAANSIIGKNRAQLKKNVWTDNDDGTLIELLKATSDNEEGKLVASSIFEEKMQNQLKNSDFAILYRTNSQSRAMEEALRRMNIKYKIVGGLSFYQRKEIKDLMAYLRFAINHNDEQSLRRIINYPKRGIGDSSVDKIIVAANDHDMSLWDVLNNISSFLPGRAANAVIDFVALIKRFKYDIESKDAYEAASLIAKGSGILKELYADKTVEGLSRYENVQELLNAVKEYVDDPEKEDKSLGAFLQEIALITGVDNDKDDDDEKVTLMTIHMAKGLEFKNVYIVGLEEDLFPSQMMLSSRADLEEERRLFYVAITRAERKLFMSYALSRYRFGRLKNCEPSRFIDEIDPEFIKVSKKYSKNEPVVDTNNYTKSFVSGMRKTTTSQPVVKRTNYKPSADFEPSDTSGLQAGMKVEHPKFGYGMVMEMDESGANRKAKVNFDDFGEKTLLLSFAKLKIHSN, from the coding sequence ATGGATTATCTTAAAAGCCTTAATGAGCCGCAGTACGAGGGGGTGGTAAATACAGACGGTCCTACCATGATCATTGCAGGTGCCGGCTCAGGAAAAACAAGAGTACTTACATTTCGTATTGCCTATCTGATGGAAAAAAAAGGGGTTGACCCCTTTAATATACTGGCATTGACCTTTACGAATAAAGCTGCCAAAGAAATGCGTAACCGAATAGAAAAGGTAGTAGGTACTGAAGCAAGAAATCTTTGGATGGGTACTTTCCACTCCGTTTTTGCCCGGATCTTAAGAGCAGAGGCCGATAAACTCGGCTACCCCAGCAATTTCACTATCTATGATGCTGATGACTCCAAGCAGTTGATCAAAACAATTGTCAAAGAGCTAAACCTTGACGACAAAATCTATAAACCTAACGTCGTTTTTAACAGGATATCAGGTGCCAAGAACAGACTTATATCATGGAAAGAATATTTAAGAAACCCGGTATATAAGGCAGATGATGAAAGTAACATGAAACCTGAGCTTGGAAGGATATATAAAATATACTCAGAGAGATGTTTTAAAGCCGGAGCCATGGACTTTGATGATCTGTTATTTAACACCAATGTGCTCTTCAAAGATCATTTGGATGTATTAAATAAGTACCAGCAACGCTTCCATTATGTGATGGTAGATGAGTTTCAGGATACCAACGTATCCCAATATCTTATAACAAAAAAATTATCAGCCGTAAGGCAAAACATTTGCGTTGTCGGTGATGACGCACAAAGCATTTATGCATTCCGGGGTGCAGACATCCAAAATATTCTGAATTTTGAAAAGGATTATTCCGACTTGCGGATTATTAAGCTGGAACAGAATTACAGATCTACCAAGACCATTGTAAATGCGGCCAATTCAATCATTGGCAAAAACAGGGCCCAGCTCAAAAAAAATGTATGGACGGATAACGATGACGGTACTTTAATAGAACTGCTTAAAGCTACCTCTGATAACGAAGAAGGAAAGCTGGTTGCATCCTCTATATTCGAAGAAAAAATGCAGAATCAATTAAAAAACAGTGATTTTGCCATTCTTTACCGCACCAACAGTCAGTCCAGGGCTATGGAAGAAGCCCTTAGACGCATGAATATCAAATACAAAATTGTTGGCGGGCTCTCCTTCTATCAGCGAAAAGAAATAAAGGACCTGATGGCCTACCTTCGGTTTGCAATCAACCATAACGATGAGCAATCCTTAAGGAGAATCATCAATTATCCCAAACGAGGCATCGGTGACAGCAGTGTGGATAAAATAATCGTAGCCGCCAATGACCATGACATGAGCCTTTGGGATGTATTAAACAACATCAGCTCATTTCTTCCCGGTAGAGCAGCAAATGCTGTTATTGATTTTGTTGCACTTATAAAGAGGTTTAAGTACGATATTGAAAGCAAAGATGCTTATGAAGCAGCCTCACTTATAGCCAAGGGTTCGGGTATACTCAAAGAACTGTATGCAGATAAGACTGTTGAGGGCCTGAGCCGTTATGAAAACGTGCAGGAATTACTCAATGCAGTAAAGGAGTATGTGGATGATCCCGAAAAGGAAGACAAGTCTTTAGGGGCTTTCCTCCAGGAGATTGCTCTCATCACCGGCGTGGACAATGACAAAGACGATGATGATGAAAAGGTAACTCTTATGACCATACACATGGCAAAAGGACTGGAGTTTAAGAACGTTTACATTGTCGGGCTTGAGGAAGACCTCTTCCCTTCCCAAATGATGCTCAGTAGCCGCGCGGACCTGGAAGAAGAGCGCCGTCTGTTCTATGTAGCCATTACTCGTGCGGAAAGAAAGCTTTTTATGTCATATGCTTTGTCCAGATATCGTTTCGGGCGCTTAAAGAACTGTGAACCTAGCCGTTTCATTGATGAAATCGATCCGGAATTTATTAAAGTAAGTAAAAAATACAGTAAGAATGAGCCTGTAGTGGACACTAACAATTACACCAAAAGTTTTGTTAGTGGTATGAGAAAGACCACGACCTCTCAACCCGTTGTAAAAAGAACCAACTATAAACCGTCAGCAGATTTTGAACCCAGCGACACTTCAGGTTTACAGGCAGGGATGAAGGTAGAACATCCTAAATTTGGATATGGTATGGTCATGGAAATGGATGAAAGCGGAGCAAACCGAAAGGCCAAAGTTAATTTTGATGACTTTGGAGAAAAGACTTTATTACTTAGTTTTGCTAAATTAAAGATACACTCTAATTAG
- a CDS encoding DUF4290 domain-containing protein translates to MEYNTSQPPLILREYGRNVQKLVEYIKTIQDKDKRTESAETLIELMKQVTPTVKETPETSQKLWDDLYIMSNFDLDLDAPYPMPEKEVLNKKPKRLDYSKHDVKFKHYGKNIELLIKEAIKKEDPVEREDAIIYIGKLMKSFYSSWNKEVIDDSVILENIKTISKGELTIDLDKVKEDNLFEKLYSNKRRSARPASGKSSDRKSSNRNRRKRN, encoded by the coding sequence ATGGAATATAACACTAGTCAACCTCCTTTGATCTTAAGAGAATACGGAAGGAATGTTCAGAAACTTGTTGAATACATAAAAACTATTCAGGATAAAGACAAAAGAACTGAGAGTGCCGAGACTCTTATTGAGTTGATGAAACAGGTGACCCCAACAGTGAAAGAAACACCGGAAACAAGCCAAAAGCTGTGGGATGACCTTTACATCATGTCAAACTTTGATCTGGACTTGGATGCCCCCTATCCCATGCCTGAAAAGGAAGTGCTGAACAAAAAGCCTAAAAGACTGGATTACTCCAAGCATGACGTAAAATTTAAACACTACGGCAAAAACATCGAGTTGCTAATAAAAGAAGCCATTAAAAAGGAAGATCCTGTTGAACGCGAAGATGCCATTATATATATAGGCAAACTCATGAAAAGTTTCTACAGCAGCTGGAACAAAGAGGTTATTGATGATTCGGTAATCTTGGAAAACATCAAAACTATTTCAAAAGGAGAACTAACCATTGACCTTGATAAGGTTAAGGAGGACAACCTGTTTGAAAAACTTTACTCCAACAAACGACGAAGCGCCAGACCTGCTTCCGGCAAATCAAGCGATAGAAAAAGTAGCAACCGAAATAGAAGAAAAAGAAATTAA
- a CDS encoding prephenate dehydrogenase: MNIAVIGIGLIGGSMVKDLRKRNYIDKIFGVDLNPDHGKEALMSGLVDEVVELDAALSKADLIIISIPVDAAKRVVLDILSSINTTQIVTDVGSTKGGICEVVKNHPMRGRFVAGHPIAGTENSGPGAAIEGLFQNKTGIICNRHESDDDALMIVENVYKLLGMNLNYMDADEHDKHIAYVSHLSHISSFALALTVLNIEESEKNIFDMAGSGFSSTVRLAKSSPDMWKPIFQHNSAYLERALDEYIDQLHDFKTFLKHNKQEDIHQLMTKANDIRRILDGKVKEENKNIIEHEKTT, encoded by the coding sequence ATGAACATAGCGGTGATAGGTATAGGCCTGATTGGCGGAAGTATGGTTAAAGATCTTAGAAAGAGAAACTACATCGACAAGATCTTTGGTGTAGATCTTAATCCGGATCACGGTAAGGAAGCTTTAATGTCAGGATTGGTAGATGAGGTCGTTGAATTGGACGCAGCACTTTCAAAAGCAGATCTTATTATTATTTCAATCCCGGTTGATGCAGCAAAACGTGTCGTCTTAGATATCCTTAGCAGCATCAATACGACTCAGATAGTTACTGATGTGGGTTCGACAAAAGGAGGGATATGTGAGGTAGTCAAAAACCATCCTATGAGAGGTCGGTTTGTCGCAGGGCACCCAATTGCAGGAACTGAGAACAGTGGTCCCGGAGCAGCCATAGAAGGACTATTTCAAAACAAAACAGGCATTATATGTAACAGACATGAATCTGATGATGATGCATTAATGATCGTCGAAAATGTGTACAAACTATTGGGAATGAACCTTAACTATATGGATGCAGACGAGCATGATAAGCACATCGCTTATGTTTCGCACCTTTCACATATCAGTTCCTTTGCACTAGCCTTAACTGTACTGAATATTGAAGAAAGTGAGAAAAATATATTCGATATGGCAGGGTCAGGCTTCAGCTCAACGGTTCGTTTGGCCAAGAGTTCGCCCGATATGTGGAAGCCGATATTCCAGCATAACTCTGCATACCTGGAGCGTGCACTTGATGAGTACATTGATCAGTTACATGATTTTAAAACATTCTTAAAACATAACAAGCAAGAAGATATCCATCAGCTTATGACTAAAGCCAATGATATCAGAAGAATTTTAGACGGTAAAGTAAAAGAAGAAAACAAAAACATTATTGAACATGAAAAAACAACTTGA
- a CDS encoding mechanosensitive ion channel family protein yields MEYIEQLKLFLATQGTEIGLAIIKGVLVLVIGLQVVRFLSRGFNKFLEKRDTDASLTPFLRSLFHNLLLVLLILSVLATLGIQMTSFVAIIGAAGLAVGLALQGTLQNFAGGVIILTIKPFKVGDYIEGGGHSGTIKEIQIFNTILATPDNVQIVIPNGKLSNDSIKNYSANDNRRVDLVFGIGYGDDIKKAKEILENMVKNDERVLSEPEPTVTVASLGDSSVNFNVRPWVNRADYWSLYWDFQERVKLEFDKNGISIPFPQRDVHIYNEK; encoded by the coding sequence ATGGAATATATTGAACAGCTTAAACTGTTTCTGGCCACTCAAGGTACGGAAATAGGATTGGCAATTATTAAAGGAGTCCTGGTACTTGTAATTGGTCTGCAGGTGGTCAGATTTCTTTCCAGAGGATTTAACAAGTTTCTGGAAAAAAGAGATACCGATGCCTCGCTCACCCCATTCCTCAGAAGTTTATTTCACAACCTTTTACTGGTACTCCTTATACTGAGTGTACTGGCCACACTCGGCATACAGATGACATCATTTGTAGCTATCATTGGTGCTGCAGGTCTTGCTGTTGGACTGGCTCTTCAAGGCACCCTTCAAAATTTTGCTGGTGGAGTTATCATTCTCACTATCAAACCTTTCAAAGTAGGCGACTACATCGAAGGTGGTGGCCATTCAGGTACCATTAAAGAGATACAGATTTTCAACACAATTCTGGCAACCCCTGACAACGTACAGATCGTAATCCCGAATGGGAAGCTTTCAAATGACTCCATCAAAAACTACTCTGCCAATGATAACAGAAGAGTGGACCTTGTATTTGGCATAGGCTATGGTGATGACATTAAAAAGGCCAAGGAGATACTTGAAAACATGGTTAAAAATGACGAGCGCGTGTTAAGTGAGCCCGAACCCACAGTAACCGTAGCAAGTCTGGGTGACAGTTCGGTAAACTTCAATGTACGCCCCTGGGTAAACAGAGCTGATTACTGGTCTCTATATTGGGATTTTCAGGAACGCGTAAAGCTTGAATTTGATAAAAATGGCATCTCCATTCCTTTCCCTCAAAGAGATGTGCATATTTATAATGAAAAATGA
- a CDS encoding pyridoxal phosphate-dependent aminotransferase yields the protein MIISKAERLNSVKEYYFSSKLRQIKELNDKGMDILNMAIGSPDMAPHQTVVETLTQGAINNGIHGYQSYKGIDTLRDAISTYYQSAYGVSLDPKHEILPLMGSKEGITHITQAFINPGDTVLIPDPGYPTYRSVSELAGANIEVYDLLEENNYQPDIESLRKLDLSKVKLMWINFPHMPTGAEPDPEVMRTLIKLAKAYKFLIINDNPYSRILIDKPFSIFQVEGAEEVALELNSLSKSHNMAGWRLGWVSGKSTYIDTILGIKSNADSGMFYPLQMAAAKALLLGEDWFRDLNEQYRKRQLLIFKLFDQLDCTYNPNQVGLFVWARIPDHIDNVEELVDDLIFNAEVFITPGKIFGKNGERYLRASLCSNEQNIELALTRIKAFKMALKERKEAV from the coding sequence ATGATCATCAGCAAAGCAGAAAGACTAAACAGCGTGAAGGAATACTACTTTTCCTCTAAGCTACGTCAGATCAAGGAGCTTAACGATAAGGGCATGGATATCCTCAATATGGCTATCGGCAGTCCTGACATGGCTCCTCATCAAACCGTAGTGGAAACACTCACGCAGGGTGCAATCAATAATGGAATCCATGGTTATCAAAGCTACAAAGGCATTGATACTCTGAGAGATGCAATTAGCACTTATTATCAATCTGCTTATGGTGTATCACTGGACCCCAAGCATGAAATTTTACCATTAATGGGTTCCAAAGAAGGGATCACCCATATCACACAGGCATTCATCAATCCTGGTGATACTGTATTGATCCCTGATCCCGGCTATCCTACGTACCGCTCAGTTTCAGAGCTTGCCGGTGCAAATATTGAGGTTTACGACCTGTTGGAGGAGAATAATTACCAGCCTGATATAGAAAGCTTGAGAAAACTGGATTTGAGCAAAGTAAAACTAATGTGGATAAATTTTCCACATATGCCTACGGGAGCTGAACCCGATCCCGAGGTGATGAGAACTTTGATAAAGCTTGCAAAAGCGTACAAATTCCTGATCATTAATGACAATCCTTACAGCAGGATACTCATTGACAAGCCTTTCAGCATCTTCCAGGTAGAGGGAGCAGAAGAGGTGGCCCTCGAACTAAACTCTCTAAGCAAGTCACATAACATGGCTGGCTGGCGGTTAGGATGGGTAAGCGGAAAATCGACGTACATCGATACTATTCTTGGCATCAAGTCAAATGCAGACTCCGGCATGTTTTACCCTCTGCAAATGGCCGCCGCCAAAGCATTATTGCTGGGTGAAGACTGGTTCAGAGATTTGAACGAACAATATAGAAAAAGGCAACTCCTGATCTTTAAATTATTTGATCAACTGGATTGCACATATAACCCCAATCAGGTAGGCCTATTTGTATGGGCCAGAATACCTGACCATATAGACAATGTAGAAGAACTGGTGGATGACCTGATCTTTAATGCAGAGGTATTCATCACTCCAGGTAAAATTTTCGGCAAAAATGGTGAACGTTATTTAAGAGCTTCACTTTGTAGCAACGAACAAAATATAGAGCTGGCATTAACCAGAATAAAAGCCTTTAAAATGGCGCTGAAAGAAAGGAAAGAAGCAGTATGA